One stretch of Malus domestica chromosome 14, GDT2T_hap1 DNA includes these proteins:
- the LOC103455334 gene encoding LOW QUALITY PROTEIN: RINT1-like protein MAG2 (The sequence of the model RefSeq protein was modified relative to this genomic sequence to represent the inferred CDS: inserted 1 base in 1 codon): MDSAVQTFPPASDLPPSVVSFLDDKFRTNENLSGAPTLLSELQAQCGDLDRTLIDLNRSLGSSLLTYASFSDRVHGLLGGINAQLTGLGSSTRSRTSDGEGKERAEQILGEELPALAKEVARVESVRTYAETALKLQTMIGDIEDAVSSTMKKNSWKHSARQNSEEMRLGAIKTLKLIEDVLTSVTKTRPQWAHLVSAVDHRVDRALAVLRPHAIADHRALLASLGWPPPLATLSSSTPDTGRSTEVLNPLFTMQGDLKDQYCENFLALCGLQELQRRRKSRQLDGYNRELALHQPLWVIEELVNPISLASQRHFTKWVDKPEFIFALVYKTTRDYVDSMDELLQPLVDEAMLTGYSCREEWISAMVSSLSTYLAKEIFPNYAGQPDEDSVTGTQSQARTSWLHLIDLMISFDKRIKSLIENSGILLSLQDDGNFLKVSSLSIFSDRPDWLDLWVEIELNDILEKLKPDTGDERNWTMKVQGAALLSDAEDHKAPAICSAYLRCLSSVVDHCRSLPSISMRSRFLRLAGVPIIQNFLECLHIRCQXAEGLTALTDDDGLVKVANSINAARYFESVLKEWCEDVFFLEIWSGQSDQPGESTDDQNGNVKTTEGLESGIFHEEIVKLEKFRIEWAEKLSVVILRGFVAQCRDYTKNRRQWQEKSEDGWTVSRFLVGALDYLQGKISVVEADLNGIDFVRVWRSLAAGIDRLFFSSILMSNVKFYDSGVERFGSDLEVLFGAFRAWCLRPESFFPRVSEGLKVLKMEEEKLQSSLARGEKWMKENGIRHLSETEVEKIVKSRVFTS, translated from the exons ATGGACTCGGCGGTCCAGACCTTCCCTCCAGCATCCGACCTCCCGCCCTCGGTCGTCTCCTTCCTCGACGACAAGTTTCGGACCAATGAAAATCTGAGCGGGGCTCCGACTCTGCTGTCGGAGCTCCAAGCCCAGTGCGGCGACCTGGACCGAACCCTAATCGACCTGAATCGGAGCCTCGGATCCTCGCTTCTAACTTACGCTTCGTTCTCCGATCGAGTCCACGGCCTCTTAGGCGgcatcaatgcccaattgacggGTCTCGGATCCTCCACCCGCTCTCGCACTTCAG ATGGAGAAGGAAAGGAGAGGGCGGAGCAGATATTGGGGGAGGAGCTACCGGCGTTGGCCAAGGAAGTGGCGAGAGTTGAGTCGGTTCGAACATACGCAG AGACTGCATTGAAGCTTCAAACTATGATTGGTGATATTGAAGATGCTGTATCTTCTACCATGAAGAAAAACTCGTGGAAACATTCAGCAAGACAGAATTCAGAA GAAATGCGTCTGGGTGCTATTAAAACTCTTAAGTTGATAGAAGATGTTTTAACTTCAGTTACAAAGACACGCCCTCAATGGGCACATCTTGTGTCAGCAGTTGATCACAGAGTAGATCGAGCTCTGGCTGTTTTAAGACCTCATGCTATAGCAGATCACCGGGCCCTGCTTGCTTCCCTTGGATGGCCACCGCCTCTTGCCACTTTGAGTTCCTCAACTCCAGATACAGGGAGATCAACTGAAGTTCTGAATCCTCTTTTCACGATGCAAGGAGACCTCAAAGACCAGTACTGTGAAAACTTTTTAGCCTTGTGCGGCCTCCAGGAGTTGCAGAGACGAAGAAAATCGCGTCAACTAGACGGCTATAATCGTGAACTTGCTCTTCACCAACCACTTTGGGTGATTGAAGAGCTTGTAAATCCTATATCATTAGCATCGCAACGCCATTTCACAAAATGGGTTGACAAGCCAGAATTCATATTTGCTCTAGTCTACAAGACCACCAGGGATTATGTTGACTCTATGGATGAATTATTGCAACCACTGGTTGATGAAGCAATGTTAACAGGGTACAGTTGCAGAGAAGAATGGATTTCAGCAATGGTATCATCCTTATCAACTTACTTAGCAAAAGAGATATTCCCAAATTATGCTGGACAACCAGATGAAGATAGTGTAACGGGTACTCAGTCACAGGCTAGAACATCCTGGCTGCATCTTATTGACTTGATGATATCTTTTGATAAACGAATCAAGTCTCTGATAGAAAATTCTGGAATCTTGCTTTCACTTCAGGATGATGGGAACTTCTTAAAGGTTTCTTCTCTATCCATTTTCAGTGATCGACCAGATTGGCTTGATTTATGGGTAGAGATAGAATTAAATGATATACTAGAGAAGTTGAAACCTGATACTGGTGATGAGAGAAACTGGACCATGAAAGTCCAAGGAGCAGCTCTTTTATCTGATGCTGAAGATCACAAAGCTCCTGCAATTTGTAGTGCCTATCTTCGGTGTTTATCATCTGTGGTTGATCATTGTCGTTCATTGCCTAGCATCTCTATGAGGTCTAGGTTTCTGAGATTAGCCGGGGTACCTATTATACAAAATTTTTTGGAGTGCTTACATATCAGATGCC AAGCTGAAGGTCTGACTGCCTTGACCGATGATGATGGCCTAGTTAAAGTTGCAAACTCCATTAATGCCGCTCGCTACTTTGAATCTGTTTTAAAGGAATGGTGTGAGGATGTCTTTTTCCTTGAGATATGGTCAGGTCAAAGTGATCAACCGGGAGAATCCACTGATGATCAAAATGGTAATGTCAAGACAACGGAAGGTCTTGAAAGTGGTATTTTTCACGAGGAGATTGTAAAGTTGGAGAAGTTTAGAATAGAGTGGGCTGAAAAGTTGTCTGTTGTTATATTGAGGGGATTTGTTGCTCAATGTCGAGATTATACGAAGAACAGGAGGCAGTGGCAAGAAAAGAGTGAGGATGGTTGGACAGTATCCAGATTTTTAGTTGGTGCTCTAGATTATTTGCAAGGTAAGATATCAGTTGTGGAAGCTGATTTGAATGGGATAGACTTTGTCAGGGTGTGGAGAAGTTTGGCAGCTGGGATTGATCGATTGTTTTTCAGCAGTATTCTAATGAGCAATGTTAAGTTTTATGATAGCGGAGTTGAGAGGTTTGGTAGTgatttggaggttttatttgGGGCATTTCGGGCTTGGTGTTTGAGGCCGGAGAGCTTTTTCCCCAGAGTAAGTGAAGGCTTGAAGGTGTTAAAGatggaagaagaaaaacttCAAAGTAGTTTGGCAAGAGGGGAGAAATGGATGAAGGAGAATGGGATTAGACATTTGAGTGAAACAGAGGTAGAAAAGATTGTGAAGAGTAGAGTTTTTACGAGTTGA